AAGGACACATTCAGTGAGCATCAATTCAACATCCATCCTATTCTGTGATCATATGATACAGAATGATATCAATAGCCTCAACCTGTCAATGCTATGCAAGACAACCCTAACTGTATATGGTTTCTTTAGTGTTCATTGGTCTTCCTCGTGGTCCAGTCGCACCAGCGGGGATAGATACTGCTGCCCTACTGCTGGAAACTACATCTGGTGATACAAAACGTACGTGACACGCTGAAGCCGAAGACTCCCTTGTAGTCCTTCAGCAGTTTCTTCAGCAGCGGGCTCTTCCCTGCTCCAGAGGGGCCGCTCAGAACAACCGGCCTGGGTCCTGACATAACactgcaggagagggagagagggtgcaGTGAAAAACATTAAACATGTGAAAAGCTATACGTTACATTGAATagtgaaaacttgttctcaattgAACTAACTAGTTTTCTATTGAAAATGTGTGGCTGTGATATGCAAAATAACAAATTGCTTCTTACGAATTGCATCTTTCTTTCTTGGCCGACTGAACCTTCGTTATTTCCTGTTGAGACAAGTATAAGAATATCAAGTTTAGTTACAAAGCCATCACAAATGACTCAACGCTTACTACCGACCACAGGAGATTGTTGGCACCTTAATTGTGGACAACGGGCTCGTGGTAACAGCTGGAGCGGAATATttggaatgatatcaaatacatggtttccatacgtttgataccattcaattaactccattccagccattattatgagccgtcttcccctcagcagcctccactgctaccGACTGACTGACAATTATACTTTGTCCCCATACTACATGCAGACAACCATCCTGTTCAGACTCACCTCAATAAGAACACTTTGCAACTTCTCATACGCCCCCTCTAAATCATCATTGACTATAAGCGCGTCAAACATTCCTGGCTCGTTGCCTGAAATAGGAGAGTGATAAATTAATTATGAAAGCTCTTCTCAAATCATTGTTAAAGGCATAGCACGGATAATTCATTGTTCCATCCATATTCTTCAAGCATTTGTAGTATGGCCATGTCTACATGGGAGTGTAATGGGGACCTACTGAGCTCCATGTCAACTCGCGCTGCCTCCAGACGCTTCTGCAgactctcctctgtctcagtatTTCTGTCCCTCAGACGCTTTTCCTGTAAACATCAATGGTCACCAAATGTATTACAATTTGTACATTTCAAGAGTCTCATATCACGAGCTCAAGGATGACCAGCACGGTcttatagactagacgtaacatagtcaaCGGAAATCCAGGACACTGAAATTAGTATgctatgttacatttggtatggttacataagacctATGGTTACCTACGTCAAAAACAAAAGTATGTTGATTGATCGCGGTGGATAGGTGGGTGTATAACGTGACTGTCTATCGATCCAAAGGTTGCGAGTGTTAATCTCATCATTGACATCTTTATCATTTTagtaacttttcaactacttaatactttttagctacttagcatgttagctaacccttcccctaacactAACTTCAAACCTTTTAGCTAGCCCTTCACCTAATAagcttaaccctttaacctaactcctaaacttaaccctaaccctaacccctagcctagctaacattagtcagCTACCCATCTATTTAGAATTCGTAGCATATCATACATTTCGCAAAATCATGACATATTGTGAATTTTtctaattcataacatattgtatgttatgcaaattcataacatataataCAATTGAAATTGGTGATGGacatcaacaaactaatacaTACCATTTAAAACATAACATATACTAAATTTAGTGGCTCTGATTTACTATGCTCAACCCAACCAGGttgctgtcaatcgttgtccctgattgagaatcatacttagcggtggagcgcacggtgtccccagtacgcgtgcttagcccagtgcgggctattccaccttgccgcactgggagggctaggttgggcatcgagccgggtgccatgaagccggcccaacatatctggcctccagtacgtctcctcgggccggcgtacatggcaccagccttacaggtggtgtccccggttcgcctgcatagcccagtgcgggctattccacctcgcctcactggcagggctacggggaccattcaacctggtaaggttggggaggctcggtgctcaagagcacgtgtcctccttcacggtccggtatatccggcgccaccttcccaccccagcccagtaccatcagtgccgacaccacgcaccaggcttccagtgcatttccagagccctgttcctcctccacgcactctccctgtggtgcgtgtctccagcccagtgcctccagttctggcaccacgcactagacctactgtgcgcctcagcaggtcagagtcggccgtctgctcaacgccgcctgcgctgcttgcctgctcagcgcagcctgtgtctgaactgcctgccttcccagcgctgtctgaactgcctgccttcccagcgctgtctgaactgcctgccttcccagcgctgtctgaactgcctgcctgcccagcgctgcccgtctgtcccgagccttcagagccgtccagccaggaccagccagagccgtccagccaggaccagccagagccgtccagccaggaccagccagagccgtccagccagagccgtccagccaggaccagccagagccgtccagccaggaccacgaccagcgccagagccgccaccgtggacagacgcccacccagaccctcccctagactttgtgctggtgcgcccggagttagCACCTTAAGGGGGgagttctgtcacgttcctgacctgttttcctttgttttgtatttgttttagttggtcagggcgtgagttgggtgggttggtctaggtttgattttctatgttgggattttgtgttcggcctggtatgattctcaatcagagacagctgtcaatcgttgtccctgattgagaatcatacttaggcagcctgggtttcacctgtgttttgtgggtgtttgttcctgtgtcagtgtttgggccacacaggactgtttcaggttagtcacgtttgttggttgttgtattttgtagtgtttgttgttttcccattaaaatatgaatacttaccaatccgcatcttggtccgatccatgctcctcctcgtctgaggaggagaacgactacgacagccgttacagtgacATATATCTGCACCTCAATAAGAGTATATCAAATGAGTTCGTAAATATTTTCTAATGGACCATGCGGACTATGTCAGCTCTGAACTCTGAATTGGACCTTACCAGGATCTCAATAGAGGGGGGCTGGATAGAAACATAGATGGGGTCCAGATCAGTCTCCTTGATGTTCCTCACTCCCTGGATCTCCACATCTAAGATGCAGATGAGGCCCGTGGCCCTCACGTCATCTACAGAAGACTTGCTGTGTAGAAAATAGACAACATAAATGATGCTCATTAATTGTTTCAGGATCCCATTGAACAGCACAAAAACACACCTTTCCACCTAGATATGTACAATAGGCTTATAATAGGGGATGGGGAGTGACATTAGACCAGTGACTGTTCCTCACATGCTACAGAATAGCTAGGGTAAGAGGATAGTAACATTTATCATAACACCAAAAGCTAATATCAGGGTTCAGTGGTTGTGACACTGCAGATGCTGAGTTCTGTGTGCTATCAAGTGCTATCctgatatgtacagtgcattcagaaagtattcagaccccttgaattcttccacattttgttgcgttacaggcttattctaaaatgtattaaatagttgtttttttcactcaccaatctacacacaataccccataatgacgaagcaaaaacaggtttatagaaatgtttccaaattaatttaaaaaaatgtattcagaccc
This genomic stretch from Salvelinus alpinus chromosome 15, SLU_Salpinus.1, whole genome shotgun sequence harbors:
- the guk1b gene encoding guanylate kinase 1b; this encodes MSGPRPVVLSGPSGAGKSTLMKMLLRDYDGVFGFSVSHTTRGPRPGEVDGKDYHFSNREAMQEDIDDGKYIENAEFSGNLYGTSKSSVDDVRATGLICILDVEIQGVRNIKETDLDPIYVSIQPPSIEILEKRLRDRNTETEESLQKRLEAARVDMELSNEPGMFDALIVNDDLEGAYEKLQSVLIEEITKVQSAKKERCNS